One window of the Natrinema sp. HArc-T2 genome contains the following:
- a CDS encoding helix-turn-helix transcriptional regulator — protein MTDESARALRYLSGSTVRPTILERLVDGSAQPAELVSVADVSRTTVHRTLSELGKRDWVRRVDGGYEATAIGELALQTYERAHSRFQLLDRLEPFCAHAEAIAAELDLDWLCEARLATPTETNPQYPLEWYDDRLTALERADEHARLCVTTPVLTRQLLAAHDPIADAGTPIELVVDDAALRAVATQSPDRVCTSLSTDAFELYAVSDSPSIGMTLGAERTLLHAYDNGRLVVGLESTNDRLREWATDRYSRLRADTRQVTGETLESLS, from the coding sequence ATGACCGACGAGTCAGCACGGGCGCTCCGCTATCTCTCCGGCTCGACCGTCCGGCCCACTATTCTCGAGCGACTCGTCGATGGCTCCGCCCAGCCGGCTGAGCTGGTCTCGGTCGCCGACGTCTCCCGGACGACCGTCCACCGGACGCTCTCCGAGTTGGGCAAGCGCGACTGGGTGCGACGCGTCGACGGCGGCTACGAAGCGACCGCGATCGGCGAACTGGCGCTGCAAACCTACGAGCGCGCTCACAGTCGGTTTCAACTCCTCGATCGACTCGAGCCGTTCTGTGCTCACGCCGAAGCCATCGCTGCTGAACTCGACCTCGACTGGCTGTGCGAGGCACGGCTGGCGACGCCGACCGAAACGAATCCCCAGTACCCGCTCGAGTGGTACGACGACCGTCTCACAGCCCTCGAACGGGCCGACGAGCACGCACGACTGTGCGTTACCACGCCGGTGCTCACTCGACAACTGCTGGCTGCCCACGACCCGATCGCCGACGCGGGAACGCCGATAGAACTCGTCGTCGACGATGCGGCCCTGCGCGCCGTCGCGACACAATCACCAGACCGGGTGTGTACGTCGCTCTCGACCGACGCGTTCGAACTGTACGCCGTGTCGGACTCGCCGTCGATCGGAATGACACTCGGCGCGGAACGGACGCTCCTGCATGCGTACGACAACGGTCGTCTCGTCGTCGGCCTCGAGAGTACGAACGATCGGCTTCGCGAGTGGGCGACCGATCGATACAGCCGACTTCGGGCTGACACACGGCAGGTGACCGGCGAAACGCTCGAGTCCCTGTCCTGA
- a CDS encoding helicase C-terminal domain-containing protein produces the protein MNPERLFEEFPAPSYRGAQEQALRDIRDAFTAGNDVVLVRAPTGSGKSLLARAVAGCARRADEGDPSDATGAYYTTPQVSQLDDVATDDLLADLNVIRGKSNYTCILPDERETPVNQAPCVRERGYDCAVKHRCPYFSDRAIASNREIAAMTLAYFMQTAGSEVFRKRDVVVVDEAHGLAEWAEMYATIQLGPRTVPFWDELRVPEVDSVERAARYADNLAGTCERRKDELLAQETLSPADVRERDRLQELIGELEWFVSDYRDPQSPTTWLVDQSEPRDRDASEDDPAGGPLTIKPMNPEKYLQHTVWDRGNKFALLSATILNKAAFCRQVGLEPERVALVDVEHTFPVENRPLYDVTQGKMTYEQRDETTPKIARTIVRLMAHHPDEKGLIHAHSYDIQERLADLLVDFGVGERIRTHDRDGRDAALEAWKASDEPDVFLSVKMEEALDLKGDLCRWQVLCKAPFLNTGDSRVAHRLEEGQWAWYYRTTLRTVIQACGRVVRAPDDYGATYLADSSLVDLFERARTDMPDWFAAQVDRMERPELPAFDPQAALGGATRTARSEGASRSSRASEADAGHDDRTSSRSRRSRRSSRSSPLADVWDTDE, from the coding sequence GTGAATCCCGAGCGGCTCTTCGAGGAGTTTCCCGCGCCGAGTTACCGCGGGGCACAGGAGCAGGCACTGCGTGACATCCGCGACGCCTTCACAGCCGGCAACGATGTCGTGCTCGTTCGCGCGCCGACGGGCAGCGGCAAGTCCCTGCTCGCTCGCGCCGTCGCTGGCTGTGCCCGGCGGGCCGACGAAGGCGACCCCAGCGACGCCACGGGGGCCTACTACACGACCCCGCAGGTCTCCCAGTTGGACGACGTCGCGACCGACGACCTGCTGGCCGACCTCAACGTCATCCGCGGCAAATCGAACTACACCTGCATCCTGCCCGACGAGCGCGAGACGCCAGTCAATCAGGCCCCCTGTGTGCGAGAACGGGGCTACGACTGTGCCGTCAAGCATCGGTGCCCGTACTTCTCCGACCGGGCGATCGCGTCGAACCGCGAGATCGCGGCGATGACGCTTGCCTACTTCATGCAGACCGCCGGCAGCGAGGTCTTTCGCAAGCGTGACGTCGTCGTCGTCGACGAGGCCCACGGCCTCGCCGAGTGGGCCGAGATGTACGCGACGATCCAACTCGGCCCGCGAACCGTCCCGTTCTGGGACGAGCTTCGTGTTCCCGAGGTCGACTCCGTCGAGCGCGCTGCCCGCTACGCCGACAATCTGGCAGGGACCTGTGAACGCCGAAAAGACGAATTGCTCGCACAGGAGACGCTCTCGCCCGCCGACGTCCGCGAGCGCGATCGCTTACAGGAACTCATCGGCGAACTCGAGTGGTTCGTCTCTGACTACCGCGATCCGCAAAGTCCGACGACGTGGCTGGTCGACCAGTCCGAGCCGCGCGATCGCGATGCTAGCGAGGACGACCCCGCAGGCGGGCCGCTGACGATCAAGCCGATGAACCCCGAGAAGTACCTCCAGCACACCGTCTGGGACCGAGGCAACAAGTTCGCGCTCCTGTCGGCGACGATCTTAAACAAGGCCGCGTTCTGTCGGCAGGTTGGCCTCGAGCCCGAGCGGGTCGCGCTGGTCGACGTCGAGCACACCTTCCCCGTCGAGAATCGCCCGCTATATGACGTGACACAGGGGAAGATGACCTACGAACAACGCGACGAGACGACGCCGAAGATCGCGCGGACGATCGTCCGACTAATGGCCCACCACCCCGACGAGAAGGGGTTGATTCACGCCCACTCCTACGACATTCAGGAGCGCCTCGCCGACCTGCTGGTCGACTTTGGCGTCGGCGAACGGATTCGGACCCACGACCGTGACGGTCGCGATGCCGCCCTCGAGGCCTGGAAAGCCAGCGACGAACCAGACGTCTTCCTCTCGGTGAAAATGGAGGAAGCGCTCGATCTGAAGGGCGATCTCTGCCGGTGGCAGGTGCTCTGTAAAGCTCCCTTCCTCAACACTGGCGACTCGCGGGTGGCCCACCGACTCGAGGAGGGTCAGTGGGCGTGGTACTACCGGACGACGCTGCGGACGGTCATTCAGGCCTGTGGCCGGGTCGTCCGTGCGCCCGACGACTACGGCGCGACGTATCTAGCGGACTCGAGTCTGGTGGATCTGTTCGAGCGCGCGCGGACGGACATGCCCGACTGGTTCGCGGCGCAGGTCGATCGCATGGAACGGCCCGAACTCCCCGCGTTCGATCCGCAGGCGGCCCTCGGCGGCGCTACGAGGACAGCACGATCGGAGGGTGCGTCGCGCTCGAGCCGCGCCAGTGAGGCGGACGCCGGACATGACGATAGAACCTCGTCGCGATCGCGACGGTCGCGGCGATCGTCCCGGTCCAGTCCGCTGGCGGATGTCTGGGATACCGACGAGTGA
- a CDS encoding YkgJ family cysteine cluster protein, with protein MEVNCEGCAGCCLDWRELLGDDDSVTRDAADEHEHEHRRHDPFAGSDGNDSSRDPLDDDPTFVALTRDKVRAFLEAGMADALTPRFWYARDDAEGVTIDSHTVAAVADRPAFFIGLRKPPKPVAPFERTAPAWLPTCVFLDPTTLQCRIHGDELFPAECGAYPEHNLALAQETECKRVESAFGGDRLLETDHDEPDGLLLGSQAIGAKLFCHPRPVDLEGIVERATAGELTCRDRAETIAVAAASSPGTLAISDHHYEQAKATILEDSGPDSESTADSWVGPAIRDWYERCREAGEAVPSPAVADAVERERGAPETPGWDTLE; from the coding sequence ATGGAGGTGAACTGCGAAGGCTGTGCGGGCTGTTGTCTGGACTGGCGAGAACTGCTCGGTGATGACGACAGTGTCACTCGAGACGCTGCCGACGAACACGAGCACGAACACCGGCGGCACGACCCGTTCGCAGGCAGCGACGGGAACGACTCGTCCCGCGACCCACTCGACGACGATCCCACGTTCGTGGCGCTGACCCGCGACAAGGTGCGGGCGTTTCTCGAGGCAGGGATGGCCGACGCACTGACCCCGCGGTTCTGGTACGCCCGGGACGACGCGGAAGGCGTCACAATCGACAGCCACACCGTCGCCGCTGTCGCGGACAGGCCGGCTTTTTTCATCGGGCTCCGGAAGCCGCCGAAGCCAGTGGCCCCGTTCGAGCGCACGGCGCCGGCGTGGCTGCCGACCTGCGTCTTCCTCGATCCGACGACGCTGCAGTGTCGGATCCATGGGGACGAGCTGTTTCCCGCCGAATGTGGTGCGTATCCGGAACACAACCTCGCACTCGCACAGGAAACCGAATGCAAGCGCGTCGAGTCGGCCTTCGGCGGTGATCGGCTGCTCGAGACCGACCACGACGAACCCGACGGCCTGTTACTCGGCTCGCAGGCGATCGGCGCGAAACTGTTCTGTCATCCGCGACCGGTCGACCTCGAGGGAATCGTCGAGCGGGCCACAGCCGGCGAACTCACCTGCCGGGACCGTGCTGAGACGATCGCCGTTGCCGCCGCCTCGAGCCCCGGAACGCTCGCGATTTCCGACCATCACTACGAGCAGGCGAAAGCGACGATACTCGAGGACAGCGGTCCTGACTCGGAGTCTACAGCGGACTCGTGGGTTGGTCCCGCCATCCGCGACTGGTATGAGCGCTGCCGGGAGGCCGGCGAGGCGGTCCCGTCGCCGGCGGTCGCCGACGCCGTCGAACGCGAGCGCGGCGCACCCGAGACGCCGGGCTGGGATACCCTCGAGTGA
- a CDS encoding NAD(P)H-binding protein, which translates to MRVLVTGATGFVGRRLVAALLAETSHDVTVLVRDAASYEQPDGVTVVEGDVLKPGSFEAALADVDVAYYLIHAMGASGDFAERDRRAARNFERAASDAGVERVIYVSGLGSESESLSSHLASRREVETLLRAGSADVTVLRAAIIIGDGSASFRLVRQLATRLPVMITPQWVDTDSQPIAIDDVIAYCLAVLERPETAGETYEIGGPDVLTYREMLLTTAEIATGRRPLIISVPVLSPRLSAHWVGLVTDVPREVAYPLIEGVRNRVVVTDDRLERLVNLELTPFDVAVRRAVGRESDDTDGVGRAETTAPAERGGK; encoded by the coding sequence ATGCGCGTACTGGTAACGGGAGCGACCGGGTTCGTGGGCCGGCGGCTCGTAGCCGCGCTCCTCGCGGAGACGAGCCACGACGTGACGGTCCTCGTGAGAGACGCCGCGAGCTACGAGCAGCCCGACGGCGTCACCGTCGTGGAAGGGGACGTCCTCAAGCCGGGCAGTTTCGAGGCCGCGCTGGCGGACGTCGACGTCGCCTACTATCTGATTCACGCGATGGGAGCCAGCGGCGACTTCGCCGAGCGGGATCGACGCGCCGCACGGAACTTCGAACGGGCCGCGAGCGACGCCGGCGTAGAGCGGGTGATCTATGTGAGCGGGCTCGGCAGCGAGAGCGAATCGCTCTCGAGTCACCTCGCCTCCCGCCGGGAGGTCGAGACGCTCCTGCGGGCGGGCAGTGCCGACGTAACCGTCCTCAGAGCGGCGATTATCATCGGCGACGGCAGCGCGAGTTTTCGACTGGTTCGCCAGCTCGCGACGCGGCTTCCGGTGATGATCACGCCACAGTGGGTCGACACCGACTCTCAGCCGATCGCGATCGACGACGTGATCGCCTACTGTCTGGCAGTGCTCGAGCGACCCGAGACGGCTGGCGAAACGTACGAGATCGGCGGGCCGGACGTGCTCACCTACCGCGAGATGCTGCTCACAACCGCCGAGATCGCGACCGGTCGCCGCCCGCTGATCATCTCCGTCCCGGTCCTGAGCCCGCGGCTCTCGGCACACTGGGTCGGGCTCGTCACCGACGTTCCCAGGGAGGTCGCCTACCCGTTGATCGAAGGCGTCCGCAATCGCGTCGTCGTCACTGACGATCGGCTCGAACGGCTGGTCAACCTCGAGCTGACGCCGTTCGACGTGGCGGTTCGACGAGCCGTCGGTCGCGAGTCGGACGACACTGATGGCGTCGGTCGCGCCGAGACGACGGCCCCAGCGGAGCGAGGCGGGAAATGA